In Cotesia glomerata isolate CgM1 linkage group LG3, MPM_Cglom_v2.3, whole genome shotgun sequence, one genomic interval encodes:
- the LOC123261779 gene encoding polyadenylate-binding protein-interacting protein 1 codes for MDHVGDGDGSIGGSGSSGSGDNRSAGRGRGRGFWAPHPPPQSLRRPHSIVAQQTTSVQQINEMFNNVSMNDVVKNSDLSADAAEFVPRSLMTSQGNQQNQSWHRPSVQDRLTAARNTHGHHESQNHQYGNQQQYPYQPQHMQYQQYADSHQGYSQYDGGFSNYDRNHDNHNMGNNRSENSLPNVLSQLNTAMQTLTRSPDQFENLVVPLVSSLTPHLKTQVNTQAIVSAIILKCISDANFRYSGARLCSHLDAVDTPADDTPSIFRTALFERCREEADTLSGSWPTITSHTPEDEKKCHGLMLCLAELVAQMDSHPASILGKLLIEVISTALKNPGPNSAKFICQSLKLAGQYLERDSTANRQEIERVMKELSELVIEGRVDQHIGRMVNSVKELRSGNWGRSVSSHGPVPADINQPPQQQVQEQLQYQQLNEPVLYGPDGNILSAEERRFCQDLSNMDDGIDESWQRGVNQRGVDNHAEDEDEDDIIAAAYEEFLKLTPNNISSGVKKG; via the exons atggaTCATGTCGGTGATGGGGATGGTAGTATTGGTGGTAGCGGTAGTAGTGGTAGTGGTGATAACCGAAGTGCAGGCCGTGGAAGAGGACGCGGTTTTTGGGCACCTCATCCTCCGCCCCAGTCCCTCCGTCGACCACACAGTATTGTCGCTCAACAAACAA CGTCTGTACAACAAATTAACGAGATGTTTAACAACGTGTCGATGAATGACGTCGTCAAAAACTCGGACTTATCTGCTGATGCCGCTGAATTCGTACCCAGAAGTTTAATGACTTCACAGGGAAAT cagCAAAATCAATCATGGCATCGACCATCGGTTCAAGATCGTTTAACTGCAGCAAGAAATACACATGGACATCATGAATCGCAGAATCATCAATATGGTAATCAACAACAGTATCCGTATCAGCCACAGCACATGCAATACCAACAATATGCTGATTCTCACCAAGGATATTCTCAATATGATGGTGGTTTTAGTAACTATGACAGAAATCAT GATAATCATAATATGGGAAATAACCGTTCTGAGAATAGTTTACCAAATGTTTTGAGTCAGCTCAACACTGCAATGCAAACCCTAACCAGAAGTCCAGATCAATTTGAGAATCTAGTCGTGCCACTTGTTTCTAGCTTGACTCCTCATCTTAAAACTCAAGTTAACACTCAAGCAATTGTGTCagctattattttaaaa tgtATTAGTGATGCCAATTTCCGATACAGTGGAGCTAGACTTTGCTCACATCTTGATGCTGTAGATACTCCAGCAGATGATACACCATCTATTTTCCGTACAGCACTTTTTGAACG CTGTCGTGAAGAAGCTGATACTTTGTCTGGATCATGGCCTACAATAACTTCACACACGCCAGAAGACGAGAAAAAATGCCATGGGCTTATGCTTTGTTTAGCAGAACTAGTTGCTCAAATGGATTCTCATCCTGCGTCAATTTTAGGCAAGCTTCTTATTGAAGTTATTTCAACTGCTCTGAAAAATCCTGGCCCCAACTCTGCAAAGTTTATCTGTCAATCACTCaag ttAGCTGGTCAATACTTGGAAAGAGACAGTACTGCAAATCGACAAGAAATTGAACGTGTCATGAAAGAGCTCTCAGAACTCGTGATTGAAGGCCGAGTAGATCAACACATAGGTCGTATGGTAAACAGTGTTAAAGAACTGCGAAGTGGTAATTGGGGTCGTTCTGTATCTTCTCATGGTCCTGTGCCCGCTGATATTAATCAACCTCCACAACAGCAAGTTCAAGAACAGTTGCAATATCAGCAGCTTAATGAACCTGTACTCTATGGACCTGACGGAAACATTCTGTCAGCAGAGGAACGTCGATTTTGTCAAGATCTTTCAAATATGGATGATGGAATTGATGAATcttg gCAACGAGGAGTGAATCAACGCGGGGTTGATAATCACGCAgaagatgaagatgaagatgatATTATTGCTGCTGCTTATGAAGAATTCCTCAAATTAACACctaataatatttcaagtgGAGTAAAAAAAGGATAA
- the LOC123261684 gene encoding E3 ubiquitin-protein ligase MIB2, producing MLEVGLRVVRGYDWKWKDQDNGEGHAGTIVEIGKPPSPPANATTSNTNPADKTPDKTVIVQWDHGSRSNYRIGYQGYYDLLVFDNAAAGVQHNNIICDGCKRHGIVGIRWKCAQCHDYDLCTQCYMGDIHDLNHIFQRFQTSNAVGVQLTPRKGCTKIPLKGIFIGAKVVRGPDWEWGNQDGGPGKTGRVIDIRGWDNESSRSVATVTWASGSTNVYRLGYKGCVDLCYVEHGTNGTYYKEHLPVLGQSIKTMTEENNDTSQSDDLGQLTFNVGDKVKVLRDVDVLKEMQAGHGGWNPRMAEYIGKVGTVHRITDKGDVRVQYEGCNNRWTFHPRALTKVTSQDTFVLGDIVRVKNDAAAIKSYQQGHGEWIDVMKSALGKLGKVIKIYPDGDLRVTLEGHTWTFNPLSVVKIASGQGVAGHTDGHRLQQEPVSNDVTIEVEKLLRDAARGEAGLTAVREFLKKYSGNVDICSGKKTFLQVAAHQGNRELCILLLDAGASLKAIDEDGDPPLHYAAFGNQPGIMELLLSRGAPIDAVNNSLCTALHVSVNKENSACVQVLLRHGCNVNLQDSYGDTALHDAISKETDIMYALINYDSVDFTIRNKRGFNVLHHAALKGNALATKKLMSRIQHLVDVKKDDGFAALHLTALNGHREVAAILLSRTGGRATVDLRNNRKQTPLHLAVSQGHWSLVELLLRHNADILATDEDGDTVLHIAIAKCRHHAATSPTSDSRRDAPIINAIWEDLVSANAPTELALACFLVSMENHGPFLMQVKNSKGKIPLDLMPLERSDINFADLLRSYFYFRRINGPEPENSSASSNVEPPSYTNASVTDEISEEWTNDPSVSSTDRILSKKEVPVKNEDSLQNEEVSKKVEKKEREKDKDLERLRFLETRVADLEEVNMCSICMERRRNVAFLCGHGACENCAAPLKTCHMCRKTITKKINLY from the exons ATGTTGGAGGTGGGCTTAAGGGTAGTAAGAGGCTATGATTGGAAATGGAAAGATCAAGACAATGGAGAAGGTCATGCTGGTACTATAGTAGAAATTGGGAAACCACCTTCGCCTCCAGCAAATGCAACAACTTCCAACACAAATCCTGCAGACAAAACACCCGATAAAACTGTTATTGTTCAGTGGGACCATGGATCTAGAAGTAACTACAGAATTGGTTACCAAGGTTATTATGATTTACTCGTATTCGATAACGCTGCTGCTGGTGTCCAGCATAACAATATAATTTGCGATGGATGTAAAAGACATGGTATCGTTGGTATCAGATGGAAATGCGCACAATGTCATGATTATGATCTTTGCACACAATGTTACATGGGTGATATACATGATTTGAATCATATTTTCCAGAGATTTCAGACATCTAATGCAGTAGG AGTTCAATTGACTCCTAGAAAAGGTTGTACAAAAATACCGTTGAAAGGTATTTTTATTGGAGCTAAAGTTGTACGAGGACCAGACTGGGAATGGGGAAATCAAGACGGTGGGCCTGGAAAAACCGGACGAGTTATTGATATTCGTGGATGGGATAATGAAAGTAGTCGCTCAGTAGCTACTGTAACATGGGCATCCGGTAGTACTAATGTTTATCGGCTTGGTTACAAAGGTTGTGTTGATCTTTGTTATGTTGAACACGGAACAAATGGAACTTATTACAAAGAACATTTACCAGTTCTTGGTCAATCAATAAAGACAATGACTGAAGAAAATAATGACACAAGTCAATCTGATGATTTAGGtcaattaacatttaatgttGGTGATAAAGTTAAAGTATTACGAGATGTCGACGTACTAAAAGAAATGCAAGCTGGTCACGGTGGTTGGAATCCCCGGATGGCTGAATACATTGGCAAAGTTGGTACTGTTCATCGAATAACTGATAAAGGTGACGTACGTGTACAGTATGAAGGATGTAATAATAGGTGGACATTTCATCCACGAGCTCTGACCAAAGTTACAAGCCAAGATACATTTGTTCTTGGTGATATTGTAAGAGTTAAAAATGATGCTGCAGCTATAAAAAGCTATCAACAAGGTCATGGTGAATGGATTGATGTTATGAAAagt GCATTGGGAAAACTTggaaaagttattaaaatttacccAGACGGTGATCTTCGGGTTACATTGGAAGGTCATACTTGGACATTTAATCCTCTTAGCGTGGTTAAAATTGCCAGTGGCCAAGGAGTAGCGGGTCATACTGACGGTCATCGTTTACAACAGG AACCTGTATCTAACGATGTGACGATAGAAGTTGAAAAACTTCTTCGCGACGCGGCTAGAGGAGAAGCTGGCTTAACTGCTGTTAgagaatttcttaaaaaatactctggTAACGTTGATATTTGTAGtggtaaaaaaacatttttacaagTCGCTGCACATCAAGGAAATCGTGAGTTATGTATTCTTCTTCTCGATGCTGGTGCATCTTTAAAAGCTATTGATGAAGACGGTGATCCACCATTACATTATGCTGCTTTTGG AAATCAACCTGGTATAATGGAATTGTTATTAAGTAGAGGAGCACCAATTGATGCGGTAAACAACAGTTTATGTACCGCTCTTCATGTTTCCGTTAACAAAGAAAATTCAGCATGCGTACAGGTTTTGTTGCGTCACGGCTGTAATGTTAATCTTCAAGATTCTTATGGTGATACTGCTTTACATGATGCTATTAGTAAAGAAACTGACATCATGTATGCTTTGATAAATTATGATTCAGTAGACTTTACCATACGTAATAAACGTGGGTTCAATGTTTTGCATCATGCTGCATTGAAAGGAAATGCACt CGCAACAAAAAAGCTTATGAGTCGAATTCAACATCTTGTTGATGTAAAAAAAGACGATGGATTTGCTGCACTACATTTAACTGCACTCAATGGTCATCGAGAAGTTGCagcaatattattatcaagAACTGGGGGGCGGGCAACTGTAGATCTTAGAAATAATCGGAAACAGACTCCGTTGCATTTAGCTGTGTCTCAAGGTCACTGGTCTTTAGTTGAATTACTTTTACGGCACAATGCGGATATATTAGCAACAGATGAAGACGGTGACACAGTTCTCCACATAGCTATAGCTAAATGCCGTCATCATGCTGCCACATCACCAACTTCAGATAGTCGTCGTGACGCGCCTATAATTAAtgct atttggGAAGATCTAGTAAGTGCAAATGCTCCAACAGAATTAGCACTTGCATGTTTTCTTGTCAGTATGGAAAATCATGGTCCATTTTTAATGCAAGTTAAGAATTCTAAAGGAAAAATACCGTTAGATCTAATGCCATTAGAACGGTCGGATATTAATTTTGCAGACTTACTACGATCGTACTTTTATTTCCGCCGAATAAATGGCCCCGAACCTGA aaACAGCAGTGCGTCTAGCAATGTTGAACCACCAAGTTATACTAATGCTTCTGTTACCGATGAAATAAGTGAAGAATGGACAAATGATCCATCAGTTTCATCAACTG atcggattttgagtaaaaaagaaGTCCCAGTGAAAAATGAAGATAGCTTACAGAATGAAGAGGTATctaaaaaagtagaaaaaaaggAGAGAGAAAAGGACAAAGACTTAGAGAGATTGCGTTTTCTCGAGACAAGAGTCGCTGATCTTGAGGAAGTTAATATGTGCAGTATTTGCATGGAACGAAGACGCAATGTTGCATTTCTTTGCGGTCATGGTGCATGTGAAAATTGCGCAGCTCCACTAAAGACATGCCACATGTGTCGGAAAactattaccaaaaaaatcaatctttaTTAA